Within Mytilus edulis chromosome 10, xbMytEdul2.2, whole genome shotgun sequence, the genomic segment ctgttatagttgatgtgtttccctcagattaagtttgttacccggaatttttttctcttaatcTATTAAAGACTTTGGAACAGCGGTTTACTAAGATTGCCTTTTATTTATGCGTCCGAATCGCTCTTTTTGATTTGCAATTAACTGGAACTCTCGAACCCAGAATATAAAAACGAAATTAAAGGATGTAGATACTTAAATACGCTGTGAGGTTTATGAGGGAATAAAAGAATAACAATGTTTTTGACGCCAACTTGTGTTAGGAAGCTAGGACCTTAGTTTGTAAATGATATTCTTATTCATCAAAAGAAAATTTACGAAAGGTAAGATAAAGGTTAAAAGTCAATGTAACTGCAGAAAAGGCGGAAGATACTAAGTGGACATAACAAAAACTCTTGGATGAAAAATAAACAGTGTCATGACAAAAAAAAGATAACGAAAAGATACATTAGTTAAAAACActtcatagaaaataaaaaacaTGAACCCCACAGATAAgaagtgatctcaggtgcttcaggAGGGTGGGCAGATCCTGCTTTACTATCCGTCATGTTTCTGATGGTTAGttgaaatataaaagttattcCCAATATACTCCCACCAAAAGATATCCGCGTATATCAATCAAAGATAGCGGTATTTCGGTCAACTATATAAGTTGTTATAATTGTCTATTAATTTCGCAGTTAACGGAATTCATGATATGATCGTAGCATTACATAAAGgattttatttggttttaaatgacAACCggttaaataataaaaacacatgtatttggttttcacccatttttattatttcactGGAGATTATTTAAAATACGTCATTAATATTGCATTTGACTGTAAATCTTTCTTCTCAGCGAGTTctatattttcatacatttttcttATATTCATATGACAGAAAATGCAATAATGCTAACACATTGAAAAATCGAAAATAGTCATCCCGTACCTTTGACTGAATTTGCAACAGACGTATTATCTGTAATGGAAGAAACTGgatcgtttgatatgttttgtcatttgattttgccatgtgattagggactttccgattggagggttcagtatttttgtgatttttattattttttagagTACAAATACTTAGCTTTTGCAGGCTTTATTATATATCCATGTGCTAAATGGGTgcatttaaaatgaaattgtagACTTAATTTCAATCGCCTAATAGTACCTTGAagttttaattttacattttttcatttttccaaGACAACAACATTTTTCGAAAAACAACCAATTTCGAAACGGAAGAAATCAATTGACATATTATAATTGTTGTAATCGGAAATGTATTGTACAGTCTCGTTCTAAAATTATCACATGATTATATAAGAGGGATTAGCGAATACTTCCGTAATTATCTATACTCTCGAGAACAAACAGCTTACATTTATTCGTACGATATAAGAGGTTGGTTACTTCAATAGAATAACATAACATAACTTTATGATTTTTATGATATTTGATTCTTTTAATTAGTTTCTTGCGAGCATTcatatacatttattaataagCTTAAGTATCGATTTAACGGGTAATGTGAAAGGTAATATTTCCTTGTAAAACTATTTAGTTCATCgtcaatttatcaaaatttattgaaatcttaaacaaacaaaaatagttcATCTGAAAAAAATCTTACATTAAATCAACCGATCTAAAACAAAATAGCTAGATGATTCTTTTATATTTAAAGTGAATGTTTAATTCATACAAATGTTGATGTTTGATTGGTTGAAGAAAGAATCAATTGATTCTGTCATATTGCTTTTCATTTCACATGAAAGCAACCGATCCCTTATGATAGTAGCTCAAGCTGATCGAATTATAAGCTCCTTCTAGCGAATTATTTAACCGTAACTAAACTGCTGGGCATAACTCTCTAATCTACACTAAGTATCTTTGTGTTGTTGCGATGTACAAGTTCCCCTCTATGTTCACTCTGTGTTAAGTAAGATTTATTCTGTTTGTATTCATCTGAAGTAAAAATCTTTTTCAACCGAGttttatagtttgttattatGTTGTCCTATTGGCGCTTTGAAACTAGTTAAACATCGCCACAATATGTGTGCccgtcccaattcaggagccggTAATTCAATGATTGTcgtttttatagctgactaaatGGTATGGGTTTAACTCATTGTTAATCCCGAACGGTGAGATATAGTTCTTTTTGTTGTCTgtttagattttgttttattttctttgcaTTGATGTGCCTTTCtgacatatcttattttaattTGTGCCTTTGCAAAACACCATATTTCATTTACAAACCTTTGAAATATATAAGTTTAGTACTATTACTTATATAAACAAAGAGAAAAAGCATGTTATTTAATGACATAATCCGAAGTTAACAatttatttattctacatttaaGGATTTGTTAGTTGAACGTAAATAAAATGACTTGTcagattgaaattaaatttttggaTCCCGTCTGACTGTTTAGCCACTTTTGATGTTTTTTCACAGATGTATCGAGAAAATGTATGAcgtttttaaaaaatcttgataAAGTAATTGTTCAATCCTGATCTACCTTAAATAATGAaatgcgcgtctgacgtattaaattataatcctggtacctttgataagtatttacacagcactgggtcgatgtcactgctagTGGatgtttcgtctccgagggtatcaccagcccagtatcagcacttcggtgttgacatgaatatcaattatatggtcatttttatataaattttccgtttacaaaactttgaatttttcgaaaaactaaggattttcttatcccaggaatagattaccttagcagtatttggcacaacttttgggaattttgggtcctgaatgctcttcaaatttgtacttttttggctttatcataactattttgaactgagcgtcactgatgagtcttatgtagacgaaacgcgcgtctggcgtattaaattataatcctggtaccattgCTAACTAAATACTTCCGCCTTGACTGGaagaacaaaactttaaatttgaaaGGAAGGTGTCAGTATCAGTTTTCTATACAAAATTTATAATACTTACTTTATTATAGCAGTGACGAGTTTTTCCAGAATTGCATCTACGAATTTATTAACCAGCTTTCAAGTTGAGGTAGTTAGATGCTTACTCACCGGTAATAGCACATAGGTCATATGACTTTTTTATGTCAACATAAACACAAGATAGAAGTCCATAGTGAGGATCGACTATAAACATCAGGAAAATTCTAAATAAggcattaaaaataaataaaaagtatttttcaaactgatttttaatatataCGAATATGGAGTATCGAGGAGGAAATCAACTATATCCAGAGATTAACTATGGATCTACCAATGTCACTTCTCAACAACCTCAAAGTTACTACCATCGATCACCGTCTTCACAATCTAACTTGCCTAACCAACCCATTGTCCAGCAACCTCAAATGCAGAATAATCCTCTAATGGTCACAGGCTTTGAAGGGCATAGGGAGTGGACCACAGATCTGTTTGACTGTTGTGCAGAgccaaatacatgtatgttttaaatttttatgacaaaaaattCAAACAGGTCAACATCAGACATACGATAATCTATCATTTGATAATAATTTAATGCAACTTCATAATATACgtcttatatttattttgcaatacaAATTGTCATTCATAATAGCTCTCTAAAATATAGTCAAGaacaaatgaaattatttcaCTGTTGTGGTAATTGAAAAcatatcaaattatatttatatgtattgaaCGACTATCTTTATTGAACGGATGTTTTACCTACAGTATCAACAACACATAATGACTTTTATTTATCCtactttgtatttatatattttgtatcttttttcaGTTTTACTCACTTGTATGtgttacccctgttctatttgcTATTTGGGATCACGAATAGGAGAAAATATGTGTATGCCCTTATGTGTTCCTGCAAGTGACATAACCCTTCGAAACAAAATAAGAACTGTTGGTGGAATCAAGGTAATCATTACAAAACTGTCTTGAGATAATTTATTCATGGTGAACTCTTTACagattcaatagaaaaaaaagtttgcTACTAGTATTTTTGATGAACTAATAATTAAATGTTGAATCCAGGAAAACAAGAATCGTAAATAactgtacaattattttttctttctctggaatagattacattagctgtatttgtcaaaactttaaaGAATTTgtggtcctcgatgctcttcaaaaTCTTGCTTTAATtgaccttttaaacttttttgaaccgaacgtcactgataagtcttttgtagacgaaacgcgtctggcgtaaatacattatttcaatcctggtatctatgataagttagTTCATAATGTCATATTCAACCATTTGCTTAATATTTTATACTGATTTgcttaaaaaaagttattgtacaGCTGTTAGAGATGGAAATATAGAGCCTAAAAATTGAGTATTCATAAAACATATCTGGTAGTTTTACTGGATTTTTCTATATgtgtttaaatattgtatattgtGATTAAAAAGAATGACAGTGAATTATTAAATTTCACGTTTTAATGAATTATCCTAAACAAGAATCGTAAATAactgtacaattattttttctttctctgaaatagattacattagctgtatttgtcaaaacttttttgatccgaacgtcactgatgagtcttttgtagacgaaacgcgtctggcgtaaatacaaaatttcaatcctggtatctatgataagttaaTACATAATGTCATATTCAACCATGTCATATCCACGAGTTTCACTTCAGTTTGAATTAGACACTTCGATATCAGTTAATTAATCTCGTAGCAGAACATATGCAACATGATTGGAAATTTGCTTAATATTTTATACTGATTTGCTGTAAGAGATGAAAATAAAGAGCCTAAAAATTGAGTATTCATAAAACATATCTGGTAGTTTTACTGGTTTTTTCTATTTgtgtttaaatattgtatattgtGATTAAAAGGAATGACAGTGAATTGTGAAATTTCACGTTTTAATGAATTATTCTAAACAAATCTACATcttatattttagttttacaGTAACTCTTTTCTATTACAGGGCTCGATGTGCAACGACTGTGCAACAGTATTATTTTGTGGTCAATGTGCCGCCTGTCAAGAACATAGAGAACTGACTAACATGGGCGTGCCATAGATACTGGTGCTTATATTTCTAAAGCAATGTAAACCTGGATTAACATAATTTCAGAACAATGTCATATTACTTAGTATGATAATTAAAAAACGAATACAAACTGTTgtttaactttttatatatagatcgatcttttaaaagtattggccTGATGGTTATCGGAATTTCGTTTTGTCCTTAATTCCATTCTGCTTAAAACATTCCGACGTCTGAAATTGAGTTTTGTTATTGTCGAATACGCTTACAAACAGTATGATATTATAGTTTGACTGGGTCAGACGGTTGGTTTTCTTTATTGAATTAAACAAACATCATCACAAAAGATGTAGTTTCGATCAATTATGAACTAACCTGTTGATAATTATCATTGAATCAGGTAACAAAGCTCCCACAACAAATGACTGAACACCACGAACATATCGGGAGTGATCTCTTTTGTACTAAAAGGGAATCAGACCCTGCCTGGTGCACATGTGCCAACTGTCGTAGAATTATGATTCAATCATGTGTAACTCCTGTGAGAGCAACTTCGGTGAGGTCATTAAAGGAAAAGGGGACGGAATTGATGTATaaaacatatccgtcgtcatctagGAAAAATAACGACCAACCAACTCGTGAGTGAGTACGTAAAGATTACTCCAATTTCACTACTTAGAACCCATGATTTACATAGGTTCCCTTTTCAAGAAAACACAAATTTGAAATATAGCTATAACTAgaaaacatatacattgtactcCTTATGCTGGCATTGGTGGAATTTTGCTACATGGACATGTTCATAATGTGGAAGCTGAAAGGATTTTTTTTGGCCGTAAAGTgttgttctaaaaaaaaactcgctttgtttatttatacatttgagtcaagatatgaggcaagTTCACCGTATCAGTGGAATCCTATATTTTCAGTTTGATGGGATATGTGCGTTCAACATAGTCTATCAACTCATCATTTAGTGACTGGGTATCATTTATATCGACTTGATTTTATAGGAGAATGCAATGTCCTTTTCATTCTTACTAAGTACTTCTATATTAAGTCTGCTCCGTGTAAATGAACGAACAAACACGCAAGAATATGAGCATAGTTAGTTAACAGAGAAATGCCGATTGGTTTTTTAATGAATGTCTTTAAAAggtaataaaatttaataatcaAGAATTCAACTATCTTGATGATGCCAGTTTCAGAGATAGTTTTTATCAGAGGCGGGATTCAGCTgattattaaaagaaaatgtatactTCTTCAGCGAAAATGAACGTCAAAATAAACTCTTAAATCTTATGAACTATATTATATCTGTTCATATTTTTCGTTTTCCAATTTGAGCCACAACACGCGATCTTGAAGCAAGTATGATGTAAACACAGTAGAAAATAAagcttttgttttatatgtaaaagCATACTTATTGTTGAATAAAGTGCTCATTGGTCCTATTTATGAGATCACAATTTTAAGGTCACAAATATTATTTTTCCATCAATACTAAGTGAACATGATTTTAATAAGAAAAACAATTACATAACTTATGTTTGCAGTTAGTTTTCTTTTGTACTATTTGTCAGTACTTATTTCATcgatgtttatttttattgtaaatgaGTTGTCCAATGACTTTACATCGTTGATATATTATCGGTCATACTTGATATGATTATATGTTTTAATCAGTTCTCGTCATAAATAaatgtaacagtagtataccgctgttcaatactAATAAAACGATTAAGTGGAAACAAATCGTGGTCACGAACCAAACCCGAGGTAAACACATAACATATAAGAGGGAAGCAATGGAACACCAGAAACACtgatctgcaaaaaaaaaaccaaacgccaacataaatttataaatatgtgcAACAACATTCAAGAGCAATGCCAAATTGAGACATTTATGTACGCCACAGACGTATTTCTATTGGATACATATCAATGATTTATTAGCAATTTAATTTATTGTGCCTAGTTCCGTTAAATCCAGAAAGGATGAACCATAATTAATACgatgttatttttctattttctaatCTATATTAGCAGTAGCTAAAACGTAGTGAAAATATTCAATATCCCGACAAAAATGACATAATAAGCATTCTGAATATCGaactaatatatatttatgaGACTCCAGAAGTGTCCTTCATTATGTACACACAAAACACATAATGTATGACTACTTTTCACAGGAGCACTTCGAATGTTGTGATGTTCCAATACACAGTCGTGTCCAAATGATTTAAATTAAGTAATGttgcaaaaataccgaactctaagaAAAATTCAATCTTTTTTCTGTTGCTCTCGGGTACCAGGATCTCCTTATCATCACAGGCACAAATGATCAGCCCTGAAACGGCTGCAGCCATGTTGCTCATCATTGGGTTTTTTGTTGTGTTTCAGACAGTTGTTTGCCTTTTCGTCAACCTTTATTACTATTATAGACGACTGACTTTCAGCATAAACGTTTTAaaagtaatcaaaggtaccatacttataattcaatacgccaagcgcgcgtttcgtctacataagactcatcagtaacgctcagatcaaaatagttataaagccaaacaagtacaaagttgtagagcattgaggaccctaaattccaaaaacttgtgccaaatacagctacggcaATTTATGACTGGGATAAGACATCCTAAGTATTtcgataaaaagtaaaatcacataaaaacTGAACTCCAagatttcaaaacggaaagtccctaatcaaatggcaaaatcaaatttataacacatcaaacgaatggacaacatctgtcatatccctgacttggtacaggcattttcaaatgtagaaaatgattgattgaacctggttttatagagctaaacgtctcacttgtatgatagtcgcttTTAAATGCCGttttattaacaacgatgtgtgaacaaaacaaaaatttttgcAACTATCAAATCCCAATTTAAAGCTTCAATTCTTCAAATACAGCAGTTTATTACCGATTTTAATGCATTACAAAAGAAATAGTAGTCAGTACGCTAGATCTTAAAACAAATctacaaatttgataaataataaaattccgAGAAACTTCATgtataataaatacacataaaCGCCATGGGTATACGTGACGTCTTCAACATGGAAAAGTTCAAACTTGATGTTACTACGGTACTTCTACGATTTAGATTTAGATTAACAGTGACAAATCATTCGACTGGAAGTCGaacacattatttattttcattggcACAGTAACAGTATATTTGCTTGGTCAAGCGCTATTTCCCGATCGTTCAACACTCTATATTGTTATGTCTTTTGTTAACTGTAGCCTATTGTGAAAGCTGATTAATTCTGATATAATTAAACGTTAACTTATTATTCaataagttggtttttttttagatactaGTTCAAGTTATAATGAACCTTTTCATTCATTGGATAAAGAAaggaaagtacaaatgtagtttaaaatgtgttaaatatttgattGATATTTCACTAGATTTTGAAACTAGTGTTATCACCCAACAAACACTATTGAGCAATACATACTGATAAAAGATACATAGACATTGTTAAAGTACACCTATCTTCATAAAGGCAAATTTAGATAAAATTGTTTACATAAAATCTCGTGATAATTACACAAATCATGCATATATATACCTTAAAACGTGTATGGTCAAATTAGTTAGGTGATACCTCAGCAAGACGTTCCCAGGTAAACTATAATACTAAAACAATTATTGCAGCCAGACTTCACCATGAAAAAAAGAAGTTATTTTGTTAAGGTTTTCTTATTTGACCGCAAAATATGTTTTTTAGGTGGTGTTTCAACAGAAATCCCTATTGAACAATTATTATCAACGAAAAACAaccgcaattttttttttacagatgacTTAAACGCGTAACAAAATTATTGACCAATAATGTTGTACAATTGTCTACTATTTTGATAAATTGAATCAAAGGGTGATAAGGTCTACACATATTGCGTTTTGTTACCAACAAAATAGCATATGTTATTATATTTACAACATAAGAAAATagatttttacttttcttttttctatttttttatttgtgatattAGTTCAATGACAACTTTAATGTAGATTTTATCTCACCATAATTGGTCAAGACGTATTATTATCCATAACTATGTCACAAGTTAAATACCGGATTAACATTTTCTGGATAGGGGATGTTTAGACTTATGGTATGATTATGTTACAGATACGTCTTTGTCGGAGATCTATTGTATTTTCTCAATATACACACTAAACTATGCACTTATGTTTCGGAAGAAGAACTTCAATATTTTATCAGTAGAAGCTATCTTACTTTTCATAGATTATCAAATATGAGTACTGAGGAAACAAAGAAACCTCTTTATCCAGAGGTAAACTATGGTTCAACCCAACCACCACCATACAACCAACCAGTGGTCAATCAACCACAGCTTCAAAATAATCCTTTGATGGTCACATCTTTTGAAGGACACAGGGAGTGGACTACAGGACTGTTTGACTGTTTAGCTGATCCAGCAACATGTAAGTCATTACAAGTCTTATTTGACAGATTCTTTGgatgttttctttcatttcaacTGAGTTAGTAAACTAGCTTAAGTCATTCAACATACTCATTTAAAATCCaaaaaaccaaattaaaataaaatacaacaaaaaaggaaagaaaaaatcCCACACCAAATGATCGGTACAATACCGTAAGCATATCTGAGCTTTGTCATTCTTTACAATTGATTCTTGgtaagaaaaatattatttgataaatttgataCCGTAAAAGATCCTTTCTATACAAACTCGTTGtgttgaaaacaattttcataaacacTTCAGTAGATATTCGACCAAAAGCAGACTAAGATCATAGCCAAGTCTCCGGATGTTTAATTTTGTCGGAGTAAGTAGAACCTTAGTTACTCAATGACTTAATTATTATTCTCTCAATGGATAATTCAATAAAGAtatgttgtaaaaattaccattctatttttatttttgaagtattATGTTGGTTTGGAATATTACAGAAAATAGTAACACTGAAAATGCATCATTTTCTCACACTTGTATATTTCAGGTTTGCTAACATGCATGTGTCATCCTTGTTCTTTGTGCTACCTTGGGTCCAGAATGGGAGAACATTTCTGCATGCCAATGTGCGTTCCTGCCAGTAATATCACCATTCGAAACAAAATAAGAACCGTAGGTGGAATTAGGGTAAGGAAGCAAAGCTTTATACTGAATTTTAAAATCCCTCCGCTAAATCGAATGATATTGTTAGATACGACTAAAtgatttatttgaatatatatttgcaaACTAGCTTTACCAACAACTGTATTACTAAAGACATATTTCTCAAAAAATAGTTAAACTGTGATTACAATGTTTTGGATTAGAATGATAATTTATTGTTCCTGGAATGTTTTGGATTAGAATGATAATTTATTGTTCCTGGAATAGACAATGAACCTTAATCTAACAGCAATTACTCAACCTTATACATATCACATGACCAAAACAATAGAAATAATTTATCTTGGTTCATCCTGATTCATCTGTTTAACtcagatttaaaacaaaacacagTTGCtgaatgaaatatcaaaatatttacagtTTATAACCGAAGATAAACAACATCTTCGTACCTTTAAATGATGTGTTAACTTtcctgtatattttatttttattgtatcatTTATCTAATGTTGAGTCTTCTTGTTACATATTAGTATTATCGTCTAAGTGTTACAAAGTACAGCAATGAATCATGAAAGTAAATATTGTTTTGTCTAGAGGTGTATTATTTCCAATTTGTGTAGACTCTCAACCGTTATGCATGTACTTATAACAAGACTAATCTCAACtatcaatatgaaaaaataagaagatgtggtatgattgtcaatgtgacAACTTTTCACCAgcgaccaaatgacatagaagttaacataTATGTCACCGTaaagccttcaata encodes:
- the LOC139493532 gene encoding placenta-specific gene 8 protein-like, with the translated sequence MSTEETKKPLYPEVNYGSTQPPPYNQPVVNQPQLQNNPLMVTSFEGHREWTTGLFDCLADPATCLLTCMCHPCSLCYLGSRMGEHFCMPMCVPASNITIRNKIRTVGGIRGTMCTDCVTATFCGLCSTCQDHRELTNMGIP
- the LOC139493530 gene encoding cornifelin homolog, coding for MEYRGGNQLYPEINYGSTNVTSQQPQSYYHRSPSSQSNLPNQPIVQQPQMQNNPLMVTGFEGHREWTTDLFDCCAEPNTFLLTCMCYPCSICYLGSRIGENMCMPLCVPASDITLRNKIRTVGGIKGSMCNDCATVLFCGQCAACQEHRELTNMGVP